A single region of the Glycine max cultivar Williams 82 chromosome 20, Glycine_max_v4.0, whole genome shotgun sequence genome encodes:
- the LOC100785456 gene encoding bet1-like SNARE 1-2, with the protein MSYRRDNRSSRSSLVDGFDSLEEGGLRASSSYSREINEHDNDKAIESLEDRVSFLKRLTGDIHEEVESHNQLLDRVGIKMDGSRGMMMGTMDRFKNVFEKKSARKTCSLVVYFTLAFIFIYYLIRMLGYFTLG; encoded by the exons AGATAATCGCTCCTCCAGATCATCACTTGTAGATGGTTTTGATAGTCTGGAGGAGGGTGGTCTAAGGGCTTCTTCTTCTTACTCACGTGAAATTAATGAGCATGATAATGATAAAGCCATAGAGAGTTTGGAGGACAGAGTTTCGTTTCTGAAACGA TTAACCGGTGATATACATGAGGAGGTTGAGAGTCATAACCAGTTGCTTGATCGGGTG GGAATCAAAATGGATGGATCAAGGGGTATGATGATGGGAACCATGGATCGATTCAagaat GTTTTTGAGAAGAAATCAGCAAGGAAAACATGCTCACTTGTGGTGTATTTCACACTTGCCTTCATATTCATATACTATCTTATTAG GATGCTTGGATACTTTACACTTGGGTAA